In Sardina pilchardus chromosome 10, fSarPil1.1, whole genome shotgun sequence, one genomic interval encodes:
- the il34 gene encoding interleukin-34 encodes MAWSGVWVLGWLFGLVLAQSVLTVEMQQLCRAVKVMNSSLVFKERVHFMRHNMPINFTIKIHYEEVFKLRNVSRLRRNLQDQDLQDVDLQETWLRVNLGILKKIKNLLPRKHPSYNYTADLETLLLSVEQVFTDLKEQREPRESPERIGNIWEALATPLGKRRTEATPKSLLDNCYHTMLCVFHSCFPSVDYCQRAFWRNEKKAQVTPTPPLSSTDITTGKAGQ; translated from the exons ATGGCCTGGTCAGGAGTATGGGTCCTTGGCTGGTTGTTTG GTCtggttttggcacagtctgtgTTAACAGTGGAGATGCAGCAGCTATGCAGAGCTGTGAAAGTAATGAACAGCAGCCTGGTTTTTAAAGAGAGAGTACACTTTATG AGGCACAACATGCCCATCAACTTCACCATTAAGATTCATTATGAGGAGGTCTTCAAGCTGAGGAATGTCAGCAGACTG AGGAGGAACTTGCAGGATCAAGACCTGCAAGATGTGGATCTGCAGGAGACGTGGCTTAGGGTAAACCTGGGCATTCTGAAGAAGATCAAGAACCTTCTGCCCAGGAAACATCCTTCCTACAACTATACAGCTGACCTGGAGACGCTCCTCCTCAGTGTGGAACAAGTTTTCACTGATTTAAAAGAGCAG AGGGAACCGCGGGAGTCGCCAGAACGAATAGGAAACATCTGGGAAGCTTTAGCGACCCCCTTGGGAAAGCGGAGGACGGAGGCCACACCGAAATCCCTGCTGGACAACTGTTACCACACAATGCTGTGTGTCTTCCACAGTTGCTTCCCTTCTGTAGACT ACTGCCAACGGGCTTTCTGGAGGAACGAGAAGAAGGCCCAAGTAACTCCCacacctcctctttcctctacGGACATAACGACAGGGAAAGCTGGACAATGA